The following are encoded in a window of uncultured Pseudomonas sp. genomic DNA:
- a CDS encoding OprD family porin, whose protein sequence is MQVMKWSVIALAVAAGTTQMAVASSQSESKGFVEDSSFNIFNRALYHNRDFRNGAGNIGIDDDLTVDSDGDGKTNNDSDRYKNGYREEFGLGIRLLAESGFTQGTVGVGFDAHSLSSIKLDSGRGRYGSGQFAQTDSGRGDDTQTEVGGAIKFRVSDTVLKYGNQFVGSPVFSTDDSRILPEVATGTLLTSNEIEGLELTAGRFTAISSQTATGRDSNTQKGHTLKSANIVGASYSFTDNFSGAIHASDVEDFWKKKYVNLNYNLPLADDQGLNFDFNYYKSNDDGRKLAGALDNKLWSLAAAYSLGAHKFTLAHQRSSGDTGYNYGIDGNGTIWTANSVQYSDFIGKDERSWQARYDINMATYGIPGLSFMTRYITGDNIDVGSGVDAKEHELDIEAKYVIQEGAAKDLSFRIRNATYRANSSYDNDNNDFRLIVEYPLSVL, encoded by the coding sequence ATGCAAGTGATGAAGTGGAGCGTAATCGCCCTCGCAGTAGCAGCGGGCACCACCCAAATGGCCGTGGCGTCCAGCCAGTCCGAATCCAAGGGCTTTGTTGAAGACAGCAGCTTCAATATCTTCAATCGCGCGCTGTATCACAATCGCGACTTCCGCAACGGCGCTGGCAACATTGGAATTGACGACGATTTGACTGTCGACTCCGATGGCGACGGCAAAACTAATAACGATTCTGATCGCTACAAAAACGGCTATCGCGAAGAGTTTGGCCTAGGCATTCGTCTGCTGGCCGAATCCGGCTTCACTCAAGGTACTGTGGGCGTTGGCTTTGACGCGCATAGCTTGAGCAGCATTAAGCTGGACAGCGGTCGTGGTCGTTACGGCTCAGGCCAATTTGCACAAACTGACAGCGGTCGCGGTGATGACACTCAGACCGAAGTTGGCGGCGCTATCAAGTTCCGCGTTTCTGATACCGTCTTGAAATATGGCAACCAGTTTGTTGGCAGCCCAGTGTTTTCCACCGATGACAGCCGTATCCTGCCAGAAGTTGCTACCGGCACCCTGCTGACCAGTAATGAGATCGAAGGTCTGGAACTGACTGCTGGCCGCTTCACAGCCATCAGCAGCCAAACCGCCACCGGCCGTGACAGCAACACACAGAAGGGTCACACCCTTAAGTCTGCCAACATCGTTGGTGCAAGTTACAGCTTCACTGACAACTTCAGCGGTGCAATCCATGCATCCGACGTTGAAGATTTCTGGAAGAAAAAATATGTCAACCTGAACTACAACCTGCCACTGGCAGATGATCAGGGTCTGAATTTTGACTTCAACTACTACAAGTCAAATGATGACGGCCGTAAGCTGGCTGGCGCTCTGGACAACAAACTCTGGAGCTTGGCTGCAGCTTATTCGCTGGGCGCGCATAAATTCACCCTCGCCCACCAGCGCTCCTCCGGCGATACCGGTTACAACTACGGCATTGACGGTAACGGCACTATTTGGACAGCTAACTCTGTTCAGTACTCTGACTTTATCGGTAAGGACGAGCGTTCCTGGCAGGCTCGTTACGACATCAACATGGCTACCTACGGTATTCCGGGCCTGAGCTTCATGACCCGCTATATCACCGGTGACAATATTGATGTTGGTAGCGGTGTCGATGCAAAAGAGCACGAACTGGACATCGAAGCTAAGTACGTGATCCAAG
- a CDS encoding HIT domain-containing protein yields the protein MFVLDSRLQQDTVVLGDYPLCRLLLMNDAQYPWFILVPRREAVSELFQLDAADQLQLWQETNGLAEVLKDCFAADKMNVATLGNVVSQLHMHVIVRRRDDVAWPASVWGRHPSQAYTVEQLAALKARLRLILTEDFCFAEG from the coding sequence ATGTTTGTTCTGGATTCGCGGTTGCAGCAGGACACGGTTGTATTGGGTGACTACCCGTTGTGCCGCCTGTTGCTGATGAACGATGCGCAGTACCCCTGGTTTATCCTGGTGCCTCGTCGTGAGGCTGTGAGTGAGCTATTCCAGCTGGATGCAGCGGATCAGTTGCAGCTCTGGCAGGAGACCAACGGTTTGGCTGAAGTGCTTAAAGACTGTTTTGCGGCGGATAAAATGAATGTCGCGACGCTGGGCAATGTGGTCAGCCAGCTGCATATGCATGTCATCGTGCGCCGCCGTGATGATGTGGCTTGGCCTGCGTCTGTGTGGGGGCGTCATCCGTCGCAGGCGTATACGGTGGAGCAGCTGGCGGCACTGAAAGCGCGTTTGCGCCTGATTTTGACTGAGGATTTTTGTTTTGCTGAGGGCTGA
- a CDS encoding SlyX family protein, which translates to MEVEEQVNDLQSRLAFQDDTIQALNDALVAQQRLIERLQLQVAALIKRQDEVGSQFGLAEDEVPPPHY; encoded by the coding sequence GTGGAAGTAGAAGAGCAAGTCAACGACCTACAAAGCCGCCTGGCTTTCCAGGACGATACTATTCAAGCGCTTAATGACGCGCTGGTAGCGCAGCAGCGTCTAATAGAGCGTTTGCAGTTGCAGGTGGCTGCCTTGATCAAGCGCCAAGATGAGGTGGGGTCGCAATTTGGCTTGGCCGAGGACGAAGTACCGCCGCCGCATTATTGA
- a CDS encoding cold-shock protein — protein MGDRETGTVKWFNTSKGFGFISRDSGDDIFVHFRAIRGEGHRVLVEGQRVEFAVMQRDKGLQAEDVIAALPARR, from the coding sequence TTGGGCGACCGCGAAACGGGCACGGTGAAATGGTTCAACACCTCGAAAGGCTTCGGCTTTATCTCCCGCGACTCAGGTGATGATATTTTCGTGCACTTTCGCGCCATTCGCGGTGAAGGCCACCGCGTATTGGTCGAGGGTCAGCGGGTCGAATTCGCTGTCATGCAGCGCGACAAAGGCCTACAGGCCGAAGACGTAATCGCCGCACTACCTGCAAGGCGCTAA
- a CDS encoding GGDEF domain-containing protein has translation MNTPRKAPGILELYPEVTRDAAALLKKAVPLMMRHDIPPNPVHYALWYTYSKGLEPELNRRLDKTVADFDSFPPETAAKLFRDYIIHGELEEARAGQQQVIELVDDIEGNVSRSITGSSNYQVSLELGLAALQEPIIDDLPSVLTELQESTQLMQDQQTKFLYRLNAAQQEIKSLRGQLERAHIAATLDNLTQVFNRNAFSRLLEQTLSTEHGGIALVMLDIDHFKQFNDQYGHPLGDRVLQHVGQLLRETLPARAIAARYGGEEFCIILRDCFDGTTAHAFAEQLRHKIESLRIKVRRTDEVLDSITASFGYALAVPNDTLESLLTRADDALYQAKNDGRNRVNPSAAQTALHA, from the coding sequence ATGAACACTCCCAGAAAAGCCCCCGGCATTCTAGAGTTGTATCCCGAAGTAACCCGCGACGCGGCTGCTCTTCTGAAAAAAGCAGTACCGCTAATGATGCGCCATGACATCCCACCAAACCCCGTGCACTACGCCCTTTGGTACACCTACAGCAAAGGACTTGAACCCGAGCTCAATCGACGCTTGGATAAGACCGTCGCAGACTTTGACAGCTTTCCACCGGAAACCGCAGCCAAGCTCTTTCGCGACTACATCATCCACGGCGAACTCGAAGAGGCACGAGCCGGTCAGCAGCAGGTCATCGAACTGGTCGACGATATCGAAGGCAATGTGTCACGCAGCATCACTGGCAGCAGCAACTATCAAGTCAGCCTGGAGCTCGGCCTGGCGGCACTGCAAGAGCCGATCATTGACGACCTGCCCAGCGTTTTAACTGAACTGCAAGAAAGCACACAGCTGATGCAGGACCAGCAAACCAAATTTCTTTATCGCCTAAACGCCGCCCAACAAGAGATCAAGAGCCTGCGCGGCCAACTTGAACGCGCGCACATCGCCGCCACACTGGATAACCTGACACAGGTCTTCAACCGTAACGCTTTCAGCCGCCTGCTTGAGCAGACCTTGAGCACAGAGCATGGCGGAATTGCCCTGGTGATGCTGGACATCGATCACTTCAAGCAGTTTAACGACCAGTACGGCCACCCCTTGGGCGATCGCGTACTGCAGCATGTCGGCCAGTTACTGCGCGAGACCCTGCCCGCCCGCGCCATTGCAGCCCGCTACGGCGGCGAAGAGTTCTGCATCATCCTGCGCGACTGCTTTGACGGCACAACCGCCCACGCCTTTGCCGAACAATTGCGGCACAAAATCGAATCTCTGCGCATCAAAGTTCGCCGCACGGACGAAGTACTCGACAGCATCACCGCCTCTTTCGGCTATGCCCTGGCAGTACCTAACGACACCCTGGAAAGCCTGCTTACCCGCGCCGACGATGCGCTTTATCAAGCCAAGAACGATGGCCGCAACCGGGTAAACCCCAGCGCCGCTCAAACTGCACTGCACGCTTGA
- a CDS encoding Dps family protein: MEINIGIAEQDRAAIAEGLSRLLADTYTLYLKTHNFHWNVTGPMFNTLHLMFEGQYTELALAVDDIAERIRTLGFPAPGTYAAYARLSSIKEEEGVPDAQEMIKLLVQGQEAVVRTARGIFPLLDKVSDEPTADLLTQRMQVHEKTAWMLRSLLAA, encoded by the coding sequence ATGGAAATCAACATTGGAATTGCCGAGCAGGATCGCGCCGCCATCGCCGAAGGCTTGTCGCGCTTACTCGCCGACACCTACACGCTTTATCTGAAAACCCATAACTTCCACTGGAACGTCACCGGTCCGATGTTCAACACCTTGCACCTGATGTTTGAAGGTCAATACACCGAACTGGCGCTGGCGGTGGACGATATCGCAGAACGCATTCGCACCCTCGGCTTCCCCGCACCTGGCACTTATGCGGCCTACGCCCGCCTCTCCTCTATTAAAGAAGAAGAAGGCGTGCCAGATGCACAAGAGATGATCAAGTTGCTGGTTCAAGGCCAGGAAGCGGTCGTACGCACAGCCCGCGGAATTTTTCCGTTGCTGGATAAAGTCAGCGATGAACCTACCGCAGACTTGCTGACACAACGCATGCAGGTTCATGAAAAAACCGCCTGGATGCTGCGCAGCCTGTTGGCCGCCTAG
- a CDS encoding HD domain-containing phosphohydrolase — translation MSRPNLAQLSSDLLDDFRLESNEQFQRCEQLLIELEHAPDDNERLRELFRLVHTLKGNLGCIGLGTLMSVPQATEDVLSCLREGQLDFDSLLGDILLLTLDHLKELIHHAFGGPEARLSASQSQALSQALSHIARTPPAQQTSIRSALLQQLDPSSQVASINTAEHPAAAALLRRHGIEPEADLLFFVDLMQASERRSHFWQGRGLRQLDLALAINRLGGTPERPEQLTAAICLHDVGMAFLPLEMLHKKTNLTHEERRQMQSHPRIGHDLLKRMPHWDAAAQMVLQHQERADGSGYPKGLLETATRPGALIINIVDTFDARTHERAHQALNKRPLLRAILEINNLAGTQFSPHWVKLFNQALQQHPELAHR, via the coding sequence ATGAGCAGGCCAAACCTGGCGCAATTATCCAGTGACTTGCTGGACGACTTCCGCCTGGAGTCCAACGAACAATTCCAACGCTGCGAGCAATTACTGATTGAGCTTGAGCACGCGCCAGATGATAACGAGCGCCTGCGTGAGTTGTTTCGCCTGGTGCATACGCTCAAAGGCAACCTAGGTTGCATCGGCCTGGGCACGCTGATGAGCGTCCCGCAGGCAACGGAGGATGTGCTGTCTTGCTTGCGCGAAGGCCAGCTGGACTTTGACAGCCTGCTGGGCGATATCCTCCTGCTCACTCTCGACCACCTCAAAGAGCTTATCCATCACGCATTCGGCGGCCCCGAGGCACGACTCAGTGCAAGCCAGAGCCAGGCGCTGAGCCAGGCGCTGAGCCATATTGCACGCACCCCACCAGCACAACAAACCAGCATTCGCAGCGCGCTGCTGCAACAACTCGACCCCAGTTCACAAGTAGCCAGCATCAACACCGCCGAGCACCCTGCAGCAGCTGCACTGCTTAGGCGTCATGGCATCGAACCGGAGGCTGACCTGCTGTTCTTTGTCGATTTAATGCAAGCCAGCGAGCGCCGCTCACACTTCTGGCAAGGCCGCGGGTTACGCCAGCTCGACCTGGCCTTGGCTATCAACCGACTGGGCGGCACTCCAGAACGCCCCGAGCAACTGACGGCAGCCATCTGCCTGCACGACGTAGGCATGGCCTTCCTGCCACTGGAAATGCTACACAAAAAGACCAACTTGACTCACGAAGAACGCCGCCAGATGCAATCTCACCCACGCATCGGCCACGACTTACTCAAGCGCATGCCGCACTGGGACGCAGCAGCGCAAATGGTCCTACAGCACCAGGAGCGCGCTGACGGCAGTGGCTACCCCAAAGGTCTACTGGAAACCGCAACCCGTCCGGGGGCGCTGATTATCAACATCGTCGACACCTTCGACGCACGCACCCACGAACGCGCCCACCAAGCACTGAACAAACGCCCTCTGCTGCGCGCCATTCTCGAAATCAACAACCTAGCCGGGACTCAGTTCAGCCCTCATTGGGTCAAGTTATTCAATCAAGCACTGCAGCAGCACCCAGAACTGGCGCACCGCTGA
- the aspS gene encoding aspartate--tRNA ligase, translating to MMRSHYCGQLNESLDGQEITLCGWVHRRRDHGGVIFLDIRDREGLAQVVFDPDRAETFAAADKVRSEYVVKITGKVRLRPAGAGNANMASGAIEVLGYELEVLNEAETPPFPLNEYTDVGEETRLRYRFIDLRRPEMAAKLKLRSSITSSIRRYLDDNGFLDVETPILTRATPEGARDYLVPSRTHAGSFFALPQSPQLFKQLLMVAGFDRYYQIAKCFRDEDLRADRQPEFTQIDIETSFLDEADIMAITEKMIRQLFKEVLDVEFGELPHMTLAEAMRRYGSDKPDLRNPLELVDVADQLKDVDFKVFAGPANDPKCRVTALRVPGGASMPRKQIDDYTKFVGIYGAKGLAYIKVNERANGVDGLQSPIVKNIPLDNINVILDRVGAVDGDIVFFGADKAKIVSEALGALRIKLGHDLNLLTCEWAPLWVVDFPMFEENDDGSLTAMHHPFTAPSCSPEELEANPAGALSRAYDMVLNGTELGGGSIRIHDKSMQQTVFRVLGISEEEQQEKFGFLLDALKFGAPPHGGLAFGLDRLVMLMTGAQSIREVIAFPKTQSAACVMTQAPGEVDNKSLRELHIRLREQPKAE from the coding sequence ATGATGCGCAGCCATTATTGCGGCCAACTGAACGAGAGCCTGGACGGCCAGGAAATCACCCTTTGCGGTTGGGTGCACCGCCGCCGTGACCATGGCGGGGTAATTTTCCTCGACATCCGTGACCGTGAAGGTCTGGCCCAGGTGGTATTCGACCCGGATCGCGCGGAAACTTTTGCTGCCGCCGATAAAGTGCGCAGCGAATATGTGGTGAAAATCACCGGCAAGGTGCGCCTGCGTCCAGCTGGTGCTGGCAATGCCAACATGGCGTCCGGCGCTATCGAAGTGCTGGGTTATGAGCTGGAAGTGTTGAACGAGGCGGAAACCCCGCCATTCCCGCTCAATGAGTACACCGACGTCGGTGAAGAAACCCGCCTGCGCTACCGCTTTATCGACCTGCGTCGCCCGGAAATGGCGGCCAAGTTGAAGCTGCGTTCGAGCATCACCAGCAGCATTCGTCGCTACTTGGATGACAACGGCTTCCTCGATGTGGAAACGCCGATCCTCACCCGCGCCACGCCAGAAGGCGCGCGTGACTATCTGGTGCCAAGCCGCACCCACGCCGGCAGCTTCTTCGCGCTGCCGCAGTCGCCGCAGCTGTTCAAGCAATTGCTGATGGTTGCCGGCTTTGACCGCTACTACCAGATCGCCAAGTGCTTCCGTGACGAAGACCTGCGCGCCGACCGTCAGCCTGAATTCACTCAGATCGACATCGAAACCAGCTTCCTCGATGAGGCTGACATCATGGCCATCACCGAGAAGATGATTCGCCAGCTGTTCAAAGAAGTGCTGGATGTTGAGTTTGGTGAGCTGCCGCACATGACCCTGGCTGAAGCCATGCGTCGTTATGGTTCGGACAAGCCGGACCTGCGCAACCCACTGGAGCTGGTCGACGTTGCCGACCAACTTAAGGATGTCGACTTCAAGGTGTTCGCCGGCCCAGCCAACGACCCGAAGTGCCGCGTGACCGCCTTGCGTGTTCCGGGCGGCGCGAGCATGCCGCGTAAGCAGATCGACGATTACACCAAGTTTGTCGGCATCTACGGTGCCAAGGGCTTGGCCTACATCAAGGTCAACGAGCGTGCCAACGGTGTTGATGGGCTGCAGTCGCCGATCGTCAAAAACATCCCGCTGGACAACATCAATGTGATCCTTGATCGCGTCGGTGCGGTTGATGGTGACATCGTGTTCTTCGGTGCAGACAAGGCCAAGATCGTTTCCGAAGCGTTGGGCGCACTGCGCATCAAGCTGGGTCACGACCTCAACTTGTTGACCTGTGAGTGGGCGCCGCTGTGGGTGGTCGACTTCCCGATGTTTGAAGAGAACGACGACGGCAGCCTTACCGCCATGCACCACCCATTCACCGCGCCGAGCTGCAGCCCGGAAGAGCTGGAAGCCAACCCGGCGGGCGCGCTGTCGCGTGCCTATGACATGGTACTGAATGGCACTGAGTTAGGCGGCGGTTCGATCCGTATCCACGACAAATCGATGCAGCAGACGGTGTTCCGCGTGCTGGGTATCAGCGAAGAAGAGCAGCAGGAGAAATTCGGCTTCCTCCTCGACGCCCTGAAGTTCGGTGCGCCGCCCCATGGTGGTCTGGCTTTCGGCCTGGATCGCCTGGTCATGCTGATGACCGGCGCACAGTCGATCCGCGAAGTGATTGCCTTCCCGAAAACCCAGAGCGCAGCCTGTGTCATGACCCAGGCGCCGGGCGAGGTGGATAACAAGTCGTTGCGTGAATTGCACATTCGTCTGCGTGAGCAGCCGAAAGCGGAATAA